Part of the Acidobacteriota bacterium genome, TGCGTCCGGCCAGCGGCTTTCAATCCGAACAATTCCGCGAACTGGAATTTCTGTGCGGGCTGAAAGACGAAAAGATGTTGCGCTATCACGAACCGACCGACGAAGCCTACGCCGCGCTTGAACGCCGTTTGCGCGAGCCGTCGTTGCGCGATGTGTTCTTTGACGCCTTACATGCGTTGCAAGTGCTGCCGTCATTACCCGCTGATGCGGATGCCGAAGCGCAGTTCAAAGCGCGCGCCGAAGCCATCCGCGCCATCTATCGCGACGAACGCGGCAAGCGCGCCTGGATTGACGTCTGCGAACGACTGACCGAGTTTGACGAATTGCTGGTGAGTTGGCGGCTGCGCCATATTCAAATGGTCGAACGCACCATCGGCGTGCGGCTGGGCACAGGCGGCAGCAGCGGCGCGTCGTATTTGAAAGTGACGCTCGACAAAAAATTCTTCCCTGAACTTTGGGAAGCCCGAACAATGCTAATCGAATAATTCCGCCCACGAAGTCACACGAAGGAATCACGAAGGAGGCGGTCTTTCTTCGTGATTCCTTCGTGTGACTTCGTGGGCGGAAACGTTGGAGATTTATGGACGAACTACTTTCCTATCGTGCGCAATTTCCGATTCTGGAAAAGACCACCTATCTCATCAATCACTCGCTCGGCGCGATGCCAGCCAAAACCTACGACCGCATGCACGCTTACGCTGAGACGTGGGCGACGCGCGGCATTCGAGCGTGGGCCGAAGGTTGGTGGGAAATGCCCGGGACCATCGGCGACAAAGTGGCGCGCATCCTCGGCGCTGATCCCGGCACGGTCGTGATGCATCAGAACGTCTCGGTCTGTCAGGCGCTGATCCTGTCCTGCTTCGATCTGACGGGCAAGCGCAACAAGATCGTTTATGAGGCGCTCAACTTCCCTTCCGTGATGTATGTCTACGAGGCGCACGCCAAAGCGGCCCATGCGAGAATTGTCGAAGTACCGAGTGACGACGGCATCACGATTGACACGCAGCGGATGCTGGACGCGATTGATGAAGAGACGCTGCTGGTGCCGATTTCGCACGTGCTGTTCAAGAGCGCCTTCATTCAGGATGCGGCGGCCATCGTTGAAAAGGCGCATCGTGTCGGCGCGCTGGTCGTGCTGGATGTTTATCAATCGGCGGGCACGGTGCCCTTCAGCGTCAAAGACCTCGATGTGGATTTCGCTACCGGCGGTTCGGTCAAATGGTTGTGCGGCGGGCCGGGCGCGGGCTTCCTCTATGTCAAACCGGAGTTGCGCGAACGCTTGCAACCGAAGATCACTGGCTGGGCCGCGCATAAAGCGCCGTTTGCTTTCGTGCCGGGCGAGATCGAATACGCCGAGGACGCGCACCGTTTCCTGCACGGTTCGCCCGCGATTCCGGCGCTGTATGCGGCGGAGAGTGGCTACGATTTGATCAATGAAATCGGGGTCGAACGCATTCGCGCCAAATCCATGCGGCAGACGGCGCGCTTGATTGAATTGGCTGGCGCGCACGGCTGGCGCGTGAATGCGCCGCGTGAGCCGGCGCGGCGTGGCGGCTCGGTCATTCTGGATGTGCCGCACGCGGGCGAAGTCGTGCGCGAATTGGCCGCGCGCGAGGTGCTGGTGGATTACCGGCCCGGCGCGGGTGTGCGCATTGGGCCGCATTTCTTTAGCAGCGACGATGAACTCGAAGCCGTCGTGGCCGAGATCAAAAGCATTCTCGACACGCGCGCTTATGAAAAGCACACGGCGGCGAGCGGCGCGCGGTTCTGAGGCGGTTTAATCAGGCAGCCATAAGTATCGTTCGCGCCTCGCGCTGGTGGCCGTCAAAGCCGGAGCCGCCGCACGACTTGCGTTATGCGCGGTGCGCAGCCTGCGCTTTTTTGATGTTGCTTTGACGCGCCCGGCGCTGTGCCGCCGTGGGTTTGTCTT contains:
- a CDS encoding aminotransferase class V-fold PLP-dependent enzyme codes for the protein MDELLSYRAQFPILEKTTYLINHSLGAMPAKTYDRMHAYAETWATRGIRAWAEGWWEMPGTIGDKVARILGADPGTVVMHQNVSVCQALILSCFDLTGKRNKIVYEALNFPSVMYVYEAHAKAAHARIVEVPSDDGITIDTQRMLDAIDEETLLVPISHVLFKSAFIQDAAAIVEKAHRVGALVVLDVYQSAGTVPFSVKDLDVDFATGGSVKWLCGGPGAGFLYVKPELRERLQPKITGWAAHKAPFAFVPGEIEYAEDAHRFLHGSPAIPALYAAESGYDLINEIGVERIRAKSMRQTARLIELAGAHGWRVNAPREPARRGGSVILDVPHAGEVVRELAAREVLVDYRPGAGVRIGPHFFSSDDELEAVVAEIKSILDTRAYEKHTAASGARF
- a CDS encoding tryptophan 2,3-dioxygenase, whose product is MTPQAPLKPTEEQLTYGAYLRVAELIKLQQPQSSPQHHDELLFIIIHQTYELWFKQLLHELDAVIANLKTAQAPQQDAVYEAARLLRRCTEIMRVLVEQFTILETMLPTHFLAFRGKLRPASGFQSEQFRELEFLCGLKDEKMLRYHEPTDEAYAALERRLREPSLRDVFFDALHALQVLPSLPADADAEAQFKARAEAIRAIYRDERGKRAWIDVCERLTEFDELLVSWRLRHIQMVERTIGVRLGTGGSSGASYLKVTLDKKFFPELWEARTMLIE